The genomic interval attccacaacgtgttataccgtcaatgtcgcggtgaaaatgggataaattgtAAAAGATTTTAACTGGAGAATGTCgttggtataatgacgtcatttcgtcacacaaatgacgtcattttgtgttttgaaatgtattgaggcatgcCACGGGAAACAGgataacttttcagcgaaagggaaacagctgttaattattttcttgaaaagggggcataaaagaaacagaaaatgtgttcacgTCTGTGTtagattgtttgttatttcactcgtgatcatagaaaaataatatttttactcgtgacatgaacaaatatcctctatttctgtCACATCGGACAATTAAGGATAACGCGTTTTTTATTTGtcttatgttttatttcaaaaacaaaatacattttggATATCAACACATTTAGAAACGTTCAAAGATTATTAACCATGTAAATTAGAGCCATTTTTCCAACGGATGAATCGAAAGTATGACTAAGCAACGAATAGGGCATTGATCGTTGTATAACAATCAAATCAATACAATGACTATATAGATCTTATGCAAAACACACAATACGAACAGGCAGTCCCGTATATTGACATTGAACATTCAATTcatatttaacaacaacaaaacaactttTCATTAAATTGTCGTATGCATTTACTGTTATATTATCAATGAagcattctttaaacaaaaatggtatAGATAAATACGGATTTCGAGCAGTTTCTTTAAGTTGAAAACAGTGTAAATAACTGCGAAATGTTATCGaagtattttaataatgtgtgactggataaaatattgattataaaaacatACTTCAACATTCACAGTATATTGTACAATTCATGTATATCGCCAACAGATCTTCTCTTAATGAAATATTTGATCTTTTTTGTAAGCTTAACAGTTTTAATAAATTCTGCACTGAGAGAAACGTTTGTATTGTtatatacatacacacaaataGTTTTTGAAGAGAACACACATTTTATCATCGGATCAAAAACTCTAGGAGATTGTAATCCCTGACCAGGGAACTAAAACAAGAAGGACACAACTGaatgaaaaatgatttaaatgcTGGAGTCTTAAATTATGTTGTAGTATATTCACGTGCCAAGTCACGTAATCAACAAATTAATTATCGATTAGTTCTTCATGCAACATCTACAGAACACAGACTTAAAAAGTAACTTAACTTTCTCTCTAAACTTTCTGTTAAGGAAGCAATAAATGAGAGGATTGACAGCGCTGTTCAGTAGATACGAACGCAACGCAAAATGATACATCATCATTCCAGAGTTTGAAATTTTTTCAATCTTCTCCGGCGAAATATACCGTATCGAGGTTAAGGCTAAATACGGAACGAAGGACAACACGAACACTAGGGTTACTATAAATAATATCAGGGTTGTTCTGCCAGCTCGTATTTCTCTTCCGCCATGTCTACGCATGGACAAGTCCGAATGAGAACGCTTGGCCGCGGCAAGCGGCTCGATGATGTCCCGCAATGGCGAAGCATTGCCCGGGGATTTCTGTCTTGTGGAGAAGTTTGGCGAGTAGTGAGACAGAGATCGCATTAAACGAGTTGAAAACCTAGAGCGGTCTAATGTTGTATTGTcaacaacaataaaatgtttgttgCCACCATGTTCATTAGTATTTGATCTGTCAGGTTGTCTGGTGGAGCAAACCACCCTTCCGATAAGAGCGTACATGATGGTCAGTGATAATATCATGAGGATAATGATGACAAAGAGATACGAGCTAAATATTAACGGGACAGGGGACCCGGATTTTGAAACCAcgtaacatgttttaaaatccaTGTTAATAAACGTTCCATTGACTTTTGTTGATTGAGGAATGGTTTTGGTATTGTATATAAACAATGCGGGTATCGCGAGGATAACGGAAATTACCGCAAAAGAAATACACATTATCTTGGAATGTTTCACAGTCATGTTTGGACGCAACGGCATGCACACACGTCTAAAGCGGTCTACAGCGATTCCAATCAGGACACATGTTGAGGCGTTGTTCATAGTAAACGTCGAAAACCTAGACAGTTTGCACAGAATAGGGTGATCGAAGTTATAGAAATTTGTCAACAACCACAGCTCCACTGGCATCCCGAACGCACAGTTAATGAAGTCAAAAACTGCCAATGCGATAATGAAGTGTCGGgatgtcgtttttgccattttaaacTTATATACTATAACAACAATTAAGTTACCAGGCATTCCAAAGAGCATGAGAACTGCTGTGTAGATAAACGATGGCATGAGAACGGGAAAGAAGTCCGCCGATTTTTCACGTCGAATTAGGTCACTGCTGAAATAATATTTGTCGGATCCATTAATGGTACTGTTGTCATCGGTTAAGTTATACTCGTTGAGTATAGAAGCTGCACTGTTTGAATGCATGGTCGAATTCGTGGATATTTTGCAAAGCTGATatcaatttgtgtttttttttctaggtGTTCTGTTTGATGTTTAATGAAGCCGATATTCGGGTGACTGTTGTCAGTCAACACTTGCAGGCTGTCGGAATACTGGTCGCACCCACGTAGGACAGAAGAACCTGGAAAAAGAGTTCAAGTGTTTTAAGCATGGCGTGTTAATCTCATTTAAGCATGGCGTGTTAATCCCATTTAAGCATGGCGTGTTAATCCCATTTAAGCATAGCGTGTTAATCTCATTTAAGCATGGCGTGTTAATCCCATTTAAGCATAGCGTGTTAATCCCATTTAAGCATAGCGTGTTAATCCCATTTAAGCATAGCGTGTTAATCCCATTTAAGCATAGCGTGTTAATCTCATTTAAGCATGGCGTGTTAATCTCATTTAAGCATGGCGTGTTAATCTCATTTAAGCATGGCGTGTTAATCTCATTTAAGCATAGCGTGTTAATCTCATTTAAGCATAGCGTGTTAATCTCATTTAAGCATAGCGTGTTAATCTCATTTAAGCATAGCGTGTTAATCTCATTTAAGCATAGCGTGTTAATCTCATTTAAGCATGGCGTGTTAATCTCATTTAAGCATAGCGTGTTAATCTCATTTAAGCATAGCGTGTTAATCTCATTTAAGCATGGCGTGTTAATCTCATTTAAGCATGGCGTGTTAATCCCATTTAAGCATAGCGTGTTAATCCCATTTAAGCATAGCGTGTTAATCCCATTTAAGCATAGCGTGTTAATCTCATTTAAGCATAGCGTGTTAATCCCATTTAAGCATAGCGTGTTAATCCCATTTAAGCATAGCGTGTTAATCCCATTTAAGCATAGCGTGTTAATCCCATTTAAGCATAGCGTGTTAATCCCATTTAAGCATAGCGTGTTAATCCCATTTAAGCATAGCGTGTTAATCCCATTTAAGCATAGCGTGTTAATCTCATTTAAGCATGGCGTGTTAATCTCATTTAAGCATGGCGTGTTAATCTCATTTAAGCATAGCGTGTTAATCTCATTTAAGCATGGCGTGTTAATCCCATTTAAGCATGGCGTTTTTATCTCATTTAAGCATAGCGTGTTAATCTCATTTAAGCATGACGTGTTAATCTCATTTAAGCATAGCGTGTTGATCTCATTTAAGCATGGCGTGTTAATCTCATTTAAGCATAGCGTGTTAATCTCATTTAAGCATGGCGTGTTAATCCCATTTAAGCATAGCGTGTTAATCTCATTTAAGCATGGCGTGTTAATCTCATTTAAGCATGGCGTGTTAATCTCATTTAAGCATGGCGTGTTAATCTCATTTAAGCATAGCGTGTTAATCTCATTTAAGCATGGCGTGTTAATCTCATTTAAGCATGGCGTGTTAATCTCATTTAAGCATGGCGTGTTAATCTCATTTAAGCACGGCGTGTTAATCTCATTTAAGCATGGCGTGTTAATCCCATTTAAGCATGGCGTGTAAATCTCATTTAAGCATAGCGTGTTAATCTCATTTAAGCATGGCGTGTTAATCTCATTTAAGCATAGCGTGTTAATCTCATTTAAGCATAGCGTGTTAATCTCATTTAAGCATGGCGTGTTAATCTCATTTAAGCATAGCGTGTTAATCTCATTTAAGCATGGCGTGTTAATCCCATTTAAGCATGGCGTGTTAATCTCATTTAAGCATAGCGTGTTAATCTCATTTAAGCATGGCGTGTTAATCTCATTTAAGCATAGCGTGTTAATCTCATTTAAGCAAAGCGTGTTAATCTCATTTAAGCATGGCGTGTTAATCTCATTTAAGCATAGCGTGTTAATCTCATTTAAGCATGGTATGTTAATCCCATTTAAGCATAGCGTGTTAATCTCATTTAAGCATGGCGTGTTAATCTCATTTAAGCATGGCGTGTTAATCTCATTTAAGCATGGCGTGTTAATCTCATTTAAGCAAAGCGTGTTAATCTCATTTAAGCATGGCGTGTTAATCTCATTTAAGCATGGCGTGTTAATCTCATTTAAGCATGGCGTGTTAATCTCATTTAAGCATGGCGTGTTAATCTCATTTAAGCATGGCGTGTTAATCCCATTTAAGCATGGCGTGTTAATCTCATTTAAGCATAGCGTGTTAATCTCATTTAAGCATGGCGTGTTAATCTCATTTAAGCATGGCGTGTTAATCCCATTTAAGCATGGCGTGTTAATCTCATTTAAGCATGGCATGTCAATCTCATTTAAGCATGGCGTGTTAATCTCATTTAAGCATGGCGTGTTAATCTCATTTAAGCATGGCGTGTTAATCTCATTTAAGCATGGCGTGTTAATCTCATTTAAGCATGGCGTGTTAATCTCATTTAAGCATAGCGTGTTAATCTCATTTAAGCGTGGCGTGTTAATCTCATTTAAGCATGGCGTGTTAATCTCATTTAAGCATGGCGTGTTAATCTCATTTAAGCATGGCGTGTTAATCTCATTTAAGCATGGCGTGTTAATCTCATTTAATGTTCCATTAGAACTAAAGTTTTATTTTCTTAAACATGCAAATACCATTTACttaaaaggcattttcattaTTTACGTTTTTTAATTGAATGAAAAGAAATACACAGCATCAAATATGTTTCCTGTATAATGGAGGTCGCTATTGTGTACTTATTCAACAGCGGTGTGTTTGTATTCAATCCATGGTTTCATTTCAGATTCCTCTTATAGTACGTCTGATACCCCAGGGTATCGCATCATTGATGCGTGCTTAAAGGGGGAAGCGCGCTATTCTAGATCATTGTTTTCGTGTGCCTAATTACAAGCCCACATGACGATACCAATACTCATAAATCGTATGAATAAAATGTTGCGATTAAATACAAAAGTTGGTAATATGATTCGTCAATATTTCAAAGACttattattttcttatatttttaacaaatccaTGTTTTGTATAAATTTAATGATAATCCTTTTTTAAGTAGGAaacaatttgcttgtttatatgttttttaaattaaattatgaaaTACATTCGCTCATCAAATTTTTTTAAAACCCACTCAACTTTAGACTGCGATCTTGTAAAATACGCATATAAATAATTGGTTATTGCCCTATCTTTGTGTCATATATCAGGATAGGCTACGAATCAAAGAACGGAGGGACTGTTGTCTtgtgtttctgtttatcatacctctacatgcatattttaaaagaaataattaaatattatcgCTATAACGCTGATTTTTAGCGGAACGAACATAATATTTGATGTTTGACCTGTGAATACTAAAATCAAGAGCAATAGAGCTaaatttttttatgtatatatattgttgttttcttgctTTTTGTCTTTAAATATATTGCATCTTCGTAACAAATTGTTTGGTGTTTTTTAGTTGATTTTGATTCTATTTTTCCGATAGTTATGACTTAAAAGTTGATTCGAGGTAATATGGCCTACCTACAACCGTTGAATGAAATAaatgatattacatttttgttgttgacgTGAAGTAAACAAAAACATCACGCAGCGTCATATAAGGCATATATCAATGAAGTGGTACGATAAAAAATACACCAATGTACACATTATCAGACAGCATGTCCTGTTATTGGAACTCTGATTTATTGCTAATAAAAATGACTAATATATGCAAATATTATAACTATATCTATGGTGCAATTTAAATGCTACATATGGcataattttattcaattttggcTCGATGCAAACCATATATTATATGTCGCACCGCGATTAGCTGAGTCTGTAATAACGTAACGTACTCAGACGAAGTCATAAAGTCACGCGTAATTGAAGTACCAGATCTTGTTTCTTATACTAACTGACTTGTTGTTAACAGGTAAAGCCAATCACTTAGTAATAGCCGGCTAATTGTTGCCCGATGAACACATTTGCTAAATTGTAAACAGGTTCTTGTTGATTTACGTCCGTTAGGACTACTACCTATTTCTAATTGTTGCAATGAATAGCAATTTTGAAACATTACGTTTAACGCACGTTCGTTTAATTGGATAGGTTATCAAACCGACGATATTTGACAAGGCATGTATATTTGTTGGCGACACTTGTTATACTACAAcgtattttctcatatttagatTAAACGGACACATTGTAGTTCTGAATTTGTATCGCTTAACTTACCAACTAACTAATAGTGGAGTCAGCATACGCCGAATAAAATACCTTACCatgaaaaaagttaaaaaaaaacacacattctagaaaattgtgttttcttGGTATTACAGCAGATTTTGGTAAACACTActtacaaatacattttacatgtCAAGAATATATCTACACTATGCAACAGGCAGTTGCTATTTTTGCCAAAAGAATCTTAACAATTTTCAACCgtaaaattaaagtatttttatataaattataaatatgcgATTCTGTATGTAATTGTGATCATGAAGCATGTATGAAGCGGTGAACGTCTATCAACTGAATCCATGGGTAAGATGCCTACATTGTTGCAAGTATACTATGTGATTAACCCCAATCAATTTTAACATCAAGGGAACATAAATAAACGACACTAAATGAAACGTTTCGTTCAAATTAAATCTTAATGAGTAATACATTGAGCTTTGTCTTCTTACGTATTCCCACAAATTAGTACATATCAAACAGAAAATCCCTCGTATTAAGGTCAAAACATGGCTCCCATAAAATAACACAGCATGTTTATGAAGTTGAAATGAAACCAACATATATCTAAATATATCGTCTCAATACAAGAAAAACAAATTAAAGTGAATCAACTATCGAACATTAATGTACATATTTTTAGCGCAAATAGAACGTTGACGTTTGACTGCCATGACCGATGATTTCGGCCAAAGATTGTTTCAATCCATTGACCGTATAATCAATCACATGACATGCATTTAGTTGAAAtactttaaaatcttaaattattGTAGATTTTAAACGGAAAACACTTTacacattttgtatttaattcaTATACTCACATGTATTCAAGACTATTAATCATTACTAAAACACATTACAATtgttccatttttttaaattataatttataaactcGTATATAAATCCATTTCAACAACTGATTTCATTAAAATCACTGAAATGTTTACTCATTACTTTACTCCAGTATATTCCCACTGCTTCTCAGCTGGTTAGTCAAATGTTAATGTAGCACACTGTGGGTGTGCGTCAATGCGCTCATTAAGTATTACTGAAGATATCCGATATTTGAATCTAAACCGTTCTGCTGCATCGGGGTTCATCGCTGGTTTGCAATATTGCCGTTAATTTCTGAGACACTATTGTCATTACCCGCTTACGTAGTTGGACCAGGATTTCCATAGTATCTGTTGAACTTTGAACGAAAAGCGGTGATAAAACGGTACAGAAAACAAGACTACAGATCCTCATTGTTTCAGTGGAGAAAATTAATCGACTACTTGAGTGTCACACAATTAAGTTTTTATCTTCACGTTTTAAATAAACTCAGTATCTATATCTTAAAATGATTTTATCCATGCATAGTTCACATACATGGCACATTAACATTCGTAAAGCTTTAGGCAATGTAACACAATCCGAACGCgtgatatatatacaatataatacaatatatgaCAGATCAACTGCAGCTATTGATGGCAAAGAGACGCTATAACCTGCATTCACGGAATGGTTTCCATATAAATTTGATTAAGCCATCACTGTTGATAGCTCAAATTTCTGTCAGGTGCCATATAATTGAAAACGCGCCTCCATGCGGAATAACTGTACTTTTCAAAACCGCTCTGTCACTAAACAACAAAGTTAAATGTGATACACGTATCATTTTATCATAATCTCTGAGATCGTCACATTGTC from Dreissena polymorpha isolate Duluth1 chromosome 1, UMN_Dpol_1.0, whole genome shotgun sequence carries:
- the LOC127867831 gene encoding cholecystokinin receptor type A-like, whose amino-acid sequence is MHSNSAASILNEYNLTDDNSTINGSDKYYFSSDLIRREKSADFFPVLMPSFIYTAVLMLFGMPGNLIVVIVYKFKMAKTTSRHFIIALAVFDFINCAFGMPVELWLLTNFYNFDHPILCKLSRFSTFTMNNASTCVLIGIAVDRFRRVCMPLRPNMTVKHSKIMCISFAVISVILAIPALFIYNTKTIPQSTKVNGTFINMDFKTCYVVSKSGSPVPLIFSSYLFVIIILMILSLTIMYALIGRVVCSTRQPDRSNTNEHGGNKHFIVVDNTTLDRSRFSTRLMRSLSHYSPNFSTRQKSPGNASPLRDIIEPLAAAKRSHSDLSMRRHGGREIRAGRTTLILFIVTLVFVLSFVPYLALTSIRYISPEKIEKISNSGMMMYHFALRSYLLNSAVNPLIYCFLNRKFREKVKLLFKSVFCRCCMKN